AGACAATGGCTAACGTTACCTCATGCGCGATTCTATGTAATTTTGTCACACAATAGGAGTCAAGCGCAAAATAACGATGAAAGGGACAGGAGTAGAGAACGTGATCGTAATCGCAGGTCAGACAGACAGAATCGCATAAATTCTACGAGCCGTGATCGTAGCAGAGAACGCAATGACCGAGGTGGCCGAAAAGCTTCTGATCGCCGAATTTACGTATCAAACATTCCTTATGATTTTCGTTGGCAAGATCTTAAGGATCTGTTCAGAACAGAGGTTGGAAAGGTTGCACATGTGGAACTTTTTACCGATGAGAATGACAAACCAAGAGGCTGTGGAATTGTTGAGTTTGAAGATTCAGACTCGGTGAAAATTGCTGTGGAGAAAATGCACAGATATGATATTAAAGGGAGAAAGCTTGTGGTGAAGGAGGTAGTTAGTATATTAATATGTTCTCAGACTCCTTACAACTTTTGATTAATAATGTACCGAATACAAGAAACAGAATTTACGTACCCTTTGATTTTAGGATTTTGATGTTGAACGTGATAAATATGGTCGCTTGGCAACAGCCCGTAACAATGACAGAGTCCGTGATGATAGATTCAGAGATCCGCCACGACCACAAGGAGGCGGGAGACAAAATATGAATGCTCCTGCTGGTGGTGGTGGCGGTGGTGGCGGTGGCGGCGGTGGTGATAATAAGTTCGGGAATACCTATGGTCTAAGTACTCAGTTTTTAGAATCATTAGGTATTAATGGACCTTTAGTTACTAGAGTATTTGTAGCAAACGTAAGTATACTTTAAGGGAAGAATTGTAATGCGCTTTTGAACATataaaactgtaataatcactcACATATTTCGTTTTGTATGTTTAGCTTGACTACAAAGTGGATGAGAAGAAGTTATTGGAAGTATTTAAATTAGCTGGTAAAGTGTTACACGTAGAGTTAGGCAAAGATAAAGATGGAAAATCTCGAGGATTTGGAGTTGTAGAATATGATCACCCGGTAGAATCAGTACAAGCTATATCAATGCTTCATAATCAGCAACTCTATGACAGACGCATGACTGTTCGACTTGATAGAGCAAACGAGCCAGATATGCCACCAAAATTACCAGAAGgtataaatttatttctttatgACTCATGTCATCTATGTTATGTAAAGAGAGAGAACTAATTATTAATCGTAAAATAGGTTTGAAGGGAATTGGAATGGGACTTGGAGCTGGTGGTAACAGACTAGTGGATGTTGCCAGAAACATTCCTAATGTTCAAGCAAATAATCCACCAGTCGTAAATCCTATTTCTGCTCCCGTATTAGCGGCTGGAGCCTTTGGCGCTGGCTTAAACAACGTTGTACCAGCACAATTAGGTAAGCCTTGAActttatacaaaatatatacaataatTTAGGTAACAAAAGAGTAatgaaaaatatgtttataTACTTACAGCATCTGCGTTAACAAACACAAATGCTGCTGCTCTTCAAGCGAGTCTTGCTGGAGGTTTGGGTGCTAACCTGACCACCAATTCCCTGCTGAATTCATCTTTGACAAATGAATTGGCATCTAACTTAAATAACTTCGGCGGTGGAGTCGGAGGTTTGTCCAATTTACAAGCCTCTTTATCTGGTGGACAAGGCAACAATTCGTTTGCGCCTCGAGGCTTATCTAAATTAGACAATGATGTAGGCTTCGGGGGAAACAATGCTTTTGGTGGTTCTAACTTCGGAGGGGGCAGAGATTTCGATGGAGGATTCAGcagaggagacaacgaccgcggTCCCGGTGGCGGCGGTGGTTTTGCTGGAAGCCAAGGCCAAGGGGGAGGTGGCAACAGACAAAACACAAATGGTTCACGACCAATGTCAGACACTATTCTTATAGGAAATGTACGACAAATTTTTTTTTACGCATTAAGTGACCATCTTACTGTGGCGGTCTGAAAATAAGGCGATTTGTGAGAATTTTTTCTTCCAAAAGCATATAGCATATCGTTTTGAAAGTTAATGGGATTATTTATTAATACCTTAAACTTTTGAAAACAAAAAGTCACAGTGTGATGGCCCCTCAAGTATTTATCCGTGACATAGTGTATATAATTATTCATGTGTGTTACAGCTACCACCAAATACGACGTGGCAAATGTTGCGAGACAAATTCCAAGATGTTGGAGAGGTCAAATTCGCTGAAATGCGGGGCACCGATATGGGAATGGTACGATTCGCATCTGAGTGGGATGCTGAACGTGCTGTGTGTATCCTTTtacaaaaagaaaatatattaaagaatagGCAAGGTGTTCCTTTATTAGTAAATTCGAAATTGAATTCACCAGTAAAGGAATATTCTGCGAATATTACATAATGTTGTGTTTCACGGTTCATTATGTTAATATGCATCTAAAGTGATGTAAAAATTTTCCTTAATGACGTACGTATAGCTATGATGAATCGGTCGCGCATCGACGGCAGAACGATCGATGTTCGCCTTTACTAAAAGTCGGAAAACACACTCAAGGTAACATTAATAGAGAACCTCCGCAGAGCTTGACGCTTAACCATAACTTATTGATGCAGCGAGAGGAGACTGGGTGTTCGTATGTCGTCTGCAGGATTGTTCCACTCCTGATGACAATACTTGAAATTCATCCTAGTTATGTGGCAGAACT
The sequence above is a segment of the Calliopsis andreniformis isolate RMS-2024a chromosome 3, iyCalAndr_principal, whole genome shotgun sequence genome. Coding sequences within it:
- the Rump gene encoding heterogeneous nuclear ribonucleoprotein rumpelstiltskin isoform X4 — translated: MIKQEESQAQNNDERDRSRERDRNRRSDRQNRINSTSRDRSRERNDRGGRKASDRRIYVSNIPYDFRWQDLKDLFRTEVGKVAHVELFTDENDKPRGCGIVEFEDSDSVKIAVEKMHRYDIKGRKLVVKEVDFDVERDKYGRLATARNNDRVRDDRFRDPPRPQGGGRQNMNAPAGGGGGGGGGGGGDNKFGNTYGLSTQFLESLGINGPLVTRVFVANLDYKVDEKKLLEVFKLAGKVLHVELGKDKDGKSRGFGVVEYDHPVESVQAISMLHNQQLYDRRMTVRLDRANEPDMPPKLPEGLKGIGMGLGAGGNRLVDVARNIPNVQANNPPVVNPISAPVLAAGAFGAGLNNVVPAQLASALTNTNAAALQASLAGGLGANLTTNSLLNSSLTNELASNLNNFGGGVGGFGGNNAFGGSNFGGGRDFDGGFSRGDNDRGPGGGGGFAGSQGQGGGGNRQNTNGSRPMSDTILIGNLPPNTTWQMLRDKFQDVGEVKFAEMRGTDMGMVRFASEWDAERAVSMMNRSRIDGRTIDVRLY
- the Rump gene encoding heterogeneous nuclear ribonucleoprotein rumpelstiltskin isoform X1 translates to MIKQEESQAQNNDERDRSRERDRNRRSDRQNRINSTSRDRSRERNDRGGRKASDRRIYVSNIPYDFRWQDLKDLFRTEVGKVAHVELFTDENDKPRGCGIVEFEDSDSVKIAVEKMHRYDIKGRKLVVKEVDFDVERDKYGRLATARNNDRVRDDRFRDPPRPQGGGRQNMNAPAGGGGGGGGGGGGDNKFGNTYGLSTQFLESLGINGPLVTRVFVANLDYKVDEKKLLEVFKLAGKVLHVELGKDKDGKSRGFGVVEYDHPVESVQAISMLHNQQLYDRRMTVRLDRANEPDMPPKLPEGLKGIGMGLGAGGNRLVDVARNIPNVQANNPPVVNPISAPVLAAGAFGAGLNNVVPAQLASALTNTNAAALQASLAGGLGANLTTNSLLNSSLTNELASNLNNFGGGVGGLSNLQASLSGGQGNNSFAPRGLSKLDNDVGFGGNNAFGGSNFGGGRDFDGGFSRGDNDRGPGGGGGFAGSQGQGGGGNRQNTNGSRPMSDTILIGNLPPNTTWQMLRDKFQDVGEVKFAEMRGTDMGMVRFASEWDAERAVSMMNRSRIDGRTIDVRLY
- the Rump gene encoding heterogeneous nuclear ribonucleoprotein rumpelstiltskin isoform X2, with the protein product MIKQEESQAQNNDERDRSRERDRNRRSDRQNRINSTSRDRSRERNDRGGRKASDRRIYVSNIPYDFRWQDLKDLFRTEVGKVAHVELFTDENDKPRGCGIVEFEDSDSVKIAVEKMHRYDIKGRKLVVKEDFDVERDKYGRLATARNNDRVRDDRFRDPPRPQGGGRQNMNAPAGGGGGGGGGGGGDNKFGNTYGLSTQFLESLGINGPLVTRVFVANLDYKVDEKKLLEVFKLAGKVLHVELGKDKDGKSRGFGVVEYDHPVESVQAISMLHNQQLYDRRMTVRLDRANEPDMPPKLPEGLKGIGMGLGAGGNRLVDVARNIPNVQANNPPVVNPISAPVLAAGAFGAGLNNVVPAQLASALTNTNAAALQASLAGGLGANLTTNSLLNSSLTNELASNLNNFGGGVGGLSNLQASLSGGQGNNSFAPRGLSKLDNDVGFGGNNAFGGSNFGGGRDFDGGFSRGDNDRGPGGGGGFAGSQGQGGGGNRQNTNGSRPMSDTILIGNLPPNTTWQMLRDKFQDVGEVKFAEMRGTDMGMVRFASEWDAERAVSMMNRSRIDGRTIDVRLY
- the Rump gene encoding heterogeneous nuclear ribonucleoprotein rumpelstiltskin isoform X3; translated protein: MIKQEESDRQNRINSTSRDRSRERNDRGGRKASDRRIYVSNIPYDFRWQDLKDLFRTEVGKVAHVELFTDENDKPRGCGIVEFEDSDSVKIAVEKMHRYDIKGRKLVVKEVDFDVERDKYGRLATARNNDRVRDDRFRDPPRPQGGGRQNMNAPAGGGGGGGGGGGGDNKFGNTYGLSTQFLESLGINGPLVTRVFVANLDYKVDEKKLLEVFKLAGKVLHVELGKDKDGKSRGFGVVEYDHPVESVQAISMLHNQQLYDRRMTVRLDRANEPDMPPKLPEGLKGIGMGLGAGGNRLVDVARNIPNVQANNPPVVNPISAPVLAAGAFGAGLNNVVPAQLASALTNTNAAALQASLAGGLGANLTTNSLLNSSLTNELASNLNNFGGGVGGLSNLQASLSGGQGNNSFAPRGLSKLDNDVGFGGNNAFGGSNFGGGRDFDGGFSRGDNDRGPGGGGGFAGSQGQGGGGNRQNTNGSRPMSDTILIGNLPPNTTWQMLRDKFQDVGEVKFAEMRGTDMGMVRFASEWDAERAVSMMNRSRIDGRTIDVRLY